A window from Acidobacteriota bacterium encodes these proteins:
- a CDS encoding sulfatase, protein MRRLALTRLIAIAAVAVIAAASNAACTGTLRGETPSPDARQDAALPALERIAGAQPRNVVFVLADDHRYDAMSFMGHPIVETPNMDRVARNGVHMKNAFVTTALCSPSRATLLTGRYAHQHRVVDNNNPVPPGTTFFPQYLQRAGYQTAFIGKWHMGGEGDDPQPGFDRWVSFRGQGSYLPSKNGLNVDGTRVPQKGYISDELTDYAIDWLRARDKNRPFFLYLSHKGVHANFTPAERHAGRLASRTFTPPRSQSFPAELEERRPRWVRDQRNSWHGVEYPYHGTLDVGEYFKRYAETLLGVDDSLGRVLDLLESEGLAESTLVIYMGDNGFAFGEHGLIDKRTAYEESMRVPMVMQCPALFGGGRTIEAMAANLDIAPTILAAAGLRQPADMVGASLLPIARGESVPWRSELLYEYYWERNFPQTPTVFALRGDTYKFIRYHGIWDVDELFDLEHDPLEMENLIDKPEHAARAAEMSDRMFAILADTGGLSIPLNADRDQVQRLRSPGAFGAASFPPVLVAPSPPR, encoded by the coding sequence ATGCGCAGGCTCGCACTGACGCGGCTGATCGCGATCGCAGCCGTGGCCGTCATCGCCGCGGCGTCGAACGCGGCATGTACCGGAACGCTACGCGGCGAGACACCCTCGCCTGACGCGCGGCAGGACGCCGCCCTTCCCGCGCTCGAGCGCATCGCCGGCGCGCAGCCCCGCAACGTGGTGTTCGTCCTGGCCGACGATCATCGCTACGACGCGATGAGCTTCATGGGCCATCCGATCGTCGAAACGCCCAACATGGACCGCGTGGCGCGCAACGGCGTCCACATGAAGAACGCGTTCGTGACGACGGCCCTCTGCTCGCCGAGCCGGGCCACCCTCCTCACCGGACGCTACGCGCACCAGCACCGCGTCGTCGACAACAACAACCCGGTGCCGCCCGGCACGACCTTCTTCCCGCAGTATCTGCAACGTGCTGGTTACCAGACGGCGTTCATCGGCAAGTGGCATATGGGCGGCGAGGGCGACGACCCGCAGCCCGGCTTCGATCGCTGGGTGAGCTTCCGCGGTCAAGGCTCGTACCTGCCGTCGAAGAACGGCCTGAACGTGGACGGCACGCGCGTGCCGCAGAAGGGCTACATCAGCGACGAGCTGACCGACTACGCGATCGACTGGCTGCGCGCGCGCGACAAGAACCGGCCGTTCTTCCTGTATCTCTCACACAAGGGCGTCCACGCCAACTTCACTCCCGCCGAACGCCACGCCGGACGACTCGCCTCGCGCACGTTCACGCCGCCGCGCAGTCAGTCGTTCCCGGCGGAACTGGAGGAGCGTCGACCGCGCTGGGTTCGCGATCAGCGCAACAGCTGGCACGGCGTGGAGTATCCGTACCACGGCACACTCGACGTCGGCGAGTACTTCAAGCGCTATGCCGAGACGCTGCTCGGCGTGGACGACAGCCTCGGCCGCGTGCTCGACCTCCTCGAATCCGAAGGCCTGGCCGAGTCGACGCTCGTCATCTACATGGGCGACAACGGCTTCGCGTTCGGCGAGCACGGCCTCATCGACAAGCGCACGGCGTACGAGGAGTCGATGCGCGTGCCGATGGTCATGCAATGCCCGGCACTCTTCGGCGGCGGACGCACGATCGAGGCGATGGCGGCGAACCTCGACATCGCGCCGACGATTCTTGCGGCCGCAGGCCTGCGTCAGCCGGCGGACATGGTGGGCGCCAGCCTGCTGCCGATCGCGCGGGGCGAGTCAGTACCGTGGCGCAGCGAACTGCTCTACGAGTACTACTGGGAGCGCAACTTCCCGCAGACACCCACGGTATTCGCGCTGCGTGGCGACACATACAAGTTCATCCGCTACCACGGCATCTGGGACGTCGACGAACTCTTCGATCTCGAGCACGACCCGCTGGAGATGGAGAACCTCATCGACAAACCCGAGCACGCCGCGCGCGCCGCCGAGATGAGCGACAGGATGTTCGCGATCCTCGCTGACACGGGTGGCCTCTCGATCCCGCTCAACGCCGATCGCGATCAAGTACAACGCCTCCGCTCGCCAGGTGCATTCGGCGCCGCCTCGTTCCCACCTGTCCTCGTCGCCCCGTCGCCACCACGGTAG
- a CDS encoding type II toxin-antitoxin system HicB family antitoxin — protein MRTFNVVIERDPDTGLFVGHVPGWPGAHSQGDTLDELQVNLQEVVSMLLEDGEPKLESEFVAVQTIKVA, from the coding sequence ATGCGTACGTTCAACGTCGTCATCGAACGTGACCCTGACACCGGCCTCTTCGTCGGTCATGTCCCGGGGTGGCCAGGCGCACATAGCCAGGGCGACACGCTCGACGAACTGCAGGTCAACCTGCAGGAAGTCGTGAGCATGCTCCTCGAGGACGGCGAGCCGAAGCTCGAGTCCGAGTTCGTCGCGGTCCAGACCATCAAGGTGGCGTAG
- a CDS encoding 4a-hydroxytetrahydrobiopterin dehydratase — protein sequence MPLTPDDVTAHLRTRPGWQLQGDALTKTFALPSFADAIAFVTRLAFDAEANDHHPDLQISYRKVRVSWSTHSEGGVTAKDIAGIDQTEHAASRLQ from the coding sequence ATGCCTCTCACACCAGACGACGTCACCGCTCACCTGCGTACCCGCCCGGGCTGGCAGCTGCAGGGTGATGCGCTCACGAAGACGTTCGCCCTTCCGTCGTTCGCCGACGCCATCGCCTTCGTGACGCGCCTGGCGTTCGACGCCGAGGCGAACGACCACCACCCCGATCTGCAGATCAGCTATCGAAAGGTGCGTGTCTCGTGGTCGACGCACAGCGAGGGTGGCGTGACGGCGAAGGACATCGCCGGCATCGATCAGACGGAACACGCGGCGTCGCGCCTGCAGTAG
- a CDS encoding ADP-ribosylglycohydrolase family protein translates to MTELTLYDKIHGCLLGGACGDALGAPVEFVSHEAIVARYGAAGITRFDKAYGGFGLVTDDTQMTLFTVEGLIRAYVRSTLEGSCHPPTIVHHAYLRWLVTQDERFEAFAANERIAGQIDGWLIRDKRLWAARAPGRTCLSALRAARGSREFGGKATNNSKGCGTVMRDAPIGLFRFDDPSIAFEWAVETAQTTHGHPSAWFSSGALAVIIAHIVRGESLADAAGHALATLQDRAEAGEVRDALRRAVELSRVPDWRRRLPELGQGWVAEEALAISVLCALAAEDAREAIIAAVNHSGDSDSTGAITGNIVGAIGGVHSLPTEGTEQVELRDVIETLSRDLTAIVNGADDDGLAERLSDRYPGW, encoded by the coding sequence ATGACTGAACTGACCCTCTACGACAAGATCCACGGCTGCCTCCTCGGTGGCGCCTGCGGCGACGCGCTGGGTGCGCCGGTGGAGTTCGTGTCTCACGAGGCGATCGTGGCGCGCTATGGCGCGGCAGGCATCACGCGGTTCGACAAGGCGTACGGCGGGTTCGGTCTCGTCACCGACGACACGCAGATGACGCTGTTCACCGTCGAAGGGCTGATCCGTGCCTACGTGCGCAGCACACTCGAGGGCAGCTGCCACCCTCCGACCATCGTCCATCACGCGTACCTGCGATGGCTGGTCACTCAGGACGAGCGGTTCGAAGCGTTCGCTGCGAATGAACGGATCGCCGGGCAGATCGATGGGTGGTTGATCCGTGACAAGCGGCTGTGGGCGGCTCGAGCGCCAGGGAGGACTTGCTTGTCCGCGCTTCGCGCGGCTCGAGGGTCGCGCGAGTTCGGCGGCAAGGCCACCAACAACAGCAAGGGGTGCGGCACGGTCATGCGGGATGCGCCGATCGGGCTGTTCCGGTTCGACGACCCCTCAATCGCGTTCGAGTGGGCGGTCGAGACCGCGCAGACCACGCACGGGCATCCGTCGGCGTGGTTCTCGTCCGGTGCGCTGGCGGTGATCATCGCGCACATCGTGCGGGGCGAGTCGCTGGCTGATGCCGCCGGCCATGCACTGGCGACGTTGCAGGATCGCGCCGAGGCCGGCGAGGTTCGCGATGCTCTCCGGCGGGCAGTCGAACTGAGTCGCGTGCCGGACTGGCGCAGGCGTCTACCGGAACTTGGCCAGGGCTGGGTCGCGGAGGAAGCTCTTGCCATCTCGGTGCTCTGCGCGCTGGCCGCCGAAGACGCGCGCGAGGCCATCATCGCGGCGGTCAACCACAGCGGCGATTCGGACTCCACCGGAGCCATCACCGGGAACATCGTCGGCGCGATCGGCGGCGTGCATTCCCTCCCCACGGAGGGGACCGAGCAGGTGGAGCTGCGCGACGTGATCGAAACCCTCTCGCGTGACCTCACAGCGATCGTGAATGGGGCCGATGACGATGGGTTGGCCGAACGATTGTCGGACCGCTATCCGGGCTGGTAG
- a CDS encoding type II toxin-antitoxin system HicA family toxin, whose amino-acid sequence MGNLPTLKPREVVAFLEGLGFSEVRQKGSHKQLRHADGRGTTVPFHAGRDISPTLLRKIAKDIGLTAEQLISSDPSRR is encoded by the coding sequence GTGGGCAACCTGCCCACCCTCAAGCCACGTGAGGTCGTCGCCTTCCTGGAAGGACTGGGCTTCAGCGAAGTCCGGCAGAAGGGCTCCCACAAGCAGCTTCGGCACGCGGACGGCCGCGGGACGACCGTTCCGTTCCACGCGGGGCGCGACATCTCACCGACGCTGCTGCGCAAGATCGCGAAGGACATCGGGCTGACGGCAGAGCAGCTCATCTCCTCGGATCCAAGCCGCCGTTGA
- a CDS encoding DUF3224 domain-containing protein has protein sequence MTTARGEFDVKLSPQEDEARFASGRMTIDKTFRGDLTGTSTGQMLSFLNAARDSGGYVAIERVTGTLHGKAGSFAFQHGSTMARGAQHQSVIVVPGSGEGELAGLTGTLTIEIKDKQHFYVFEYHLEP, from the coding sequence ATGACCACGGCGAGAGGGGAGTTCGACGTCAAACTGAGCCCGCAGGAGGACGAGGCTCGGTTCGCGTCTGGCCGGATGACGATCGACAAGACGTTTCGGGGCGATCTGACAGGGACCAGCACAGGGCAGATGCTGTCGTTCCTGAACGCGGCGCGCGACTCCGGCGGTTATGTGGCCATCGAGCGCGTGACGGGCACGCTGCACGGTAAGGCGGGCTCGTTCGCGTTCCAGCACGGCAGCACCATGGCGCGCGGCGCCCAGCACCAGTCGGTCATCGTCGTGCCCGGATCGGGTGAGGGGGAACTGGCGGGCCTGACGGGTACCCTGACCATCGAGATCAAGGACAAGCAGCACTTCTACGTGTTCGAGTACCACCTCGAGCCGTAG
- a CDS encoding metallophosphoesterase family protein: MLKLLHTADLHLGLESAQFDADARRRLARARLDVARTILSVAEQYAVDAVLWAGDIFDTPEPGEDWWRGFANVLTSRDGWSRPVVLLPGNHDPLKPGSVYHATHPFRALLPPWVHVVDSDAFALPLTPDAVLLAAPCRSTAGAEDLALSLPARAEGDTRIRIGMVHGSTFDIEGHQTNFPVARDAPARRGLDYLAVGDTHGFRILTDGGVAPIVYPGAPEQTRFGESDAGHVALVTLMRAGAKPMVTAHKVGRWAWRQETITSLEALHRLASEDLSTTALRVRLDMTVPTADETIVDRLTRQLHGDDANTGRAGALLIDRSGLRIDVGVADNVMDDVPETLSVVARRLAAAAETDDDARRALQELHRLVSEERA; the protein is encoded by the coding sequence ATGCTGAAGCTGCTGCACACCGCCGATCTGCACCTGGGGCTGGAATCGGCACAGTTCGACGCCGACGCTCGTCGCCGGCTCGCGCGGGCGCGGCTCGACGTGGCGCGCACGATCCTGTCGGTGGCCGAGCAGTACGCCGTCGATGCCGTGCTCTGGGCCGGCGACATCTTCGACACGCCCGAGCCCGGCGAGGACTGGTGGCGCGGATTCGCGAACGTGCTCACGAGCCGCGACGGCTGGAGCCGGCCCGTCGTGCTGCTGCCAGGCAATCACGACCCACTCAAGCCTGGCTCCGTCTACCACGCGACGCACCCGTTTCGCGCACTCCTGCCACCGTGGGTACACGTGGTGGATTCGGACGCCTTCGCGCTGCCGCTCACACCGGACGCCGTGCTGTTGGCCGCGCCATGCCGATCGACGGCCGGCGCCGAGGACCTCGCGCTGTCGCTTCCAGCGCGCGCCGAGGGCGATACGCGCATCCGCATCGGGATGGTCCATGGCTCCACGTTCGACATCGAAGGACATCAGACCAACTTCCCCGTCGCGCGCGATGCGCCTGCGCGGCGTGGCCTCGACTACCTGGCCGTGGGCGACACGCACGGCTTCCGCATCCTGACGGACGGCGGCGTCGCGCCCATCGTGTACCCGGGTGCTCCCGAGCAGACCCGTTTCGGCGAGTCGGACGCCGGTCATGTGGCACTCGTCACGCTGATGCGCGCCGGTGCGAAGCCGATGGTGACAGCGCACAAGGTAGGCCGATGGGCGTGGCGTCAGGAGACCATCACCAGCCTCGAAGCATTGCATCGCCTGGCGAGCGAGGATCTCTCGACCACGGCCCTTCGCGTGCGGCTCGACATGACGGTCCCCACAGCCGACGAGACCATCGTCGATCGTCTGACGCGGCAACTGCATGGCGACGACGCCAACACGGGCCGCGCGGGCGCGCTGCTCATCGACAGGAGCGGGCTTCGCATCGACGTCGGCGTTGCCGACAACGTCATGGACGATGTGCCGGAGACGCTGTCTGTCGTTGCCAGGAGGCTCGCGGCCGCGGCAGAGACAGACGATGACGCGAGACGCGCGCTCCAGGAGCTGCATCGTCTCGTGAGCGAGGAGCGGGCGTGA
- a CDS encoding RidA family protein encodes MSTPRAPRAPRVAVRSRRAAMTAGLAALAGSATAASAAPSSSAATQASVGVWTPKKVAINRRDRQAPNPLLSHCIRSGHLLFLAGIGGWYAEDRKEPGDAKVQTDSALKAMRMLLEQAGSSMANVLKVHMTVAEPNRNLTLVNAGYAGHFPDPPPARSFSGCGVDQMGRDGVLVQIDCIAYVD; translated from the coding sequence ATGTCTACTCCTCGTGCCCCTCGTGCCCCTCGTGTCGCGGTTCGGTCGCGGCGTGCGGCGATGACGGCCGGACTCGCCGCGCTCGCGGGTTCGGCGACCGCCGCATCCGCCGCGCCATCGTCGTCGGCAGCAACCCAGGCATCCGTCGGTGTGTGGACGCCGAAGAAGGTCGCCATCAACAGGCGCGACAGGCAGGCACCGAATCCGCTGCTGTCGCATTGCATCAGGTCCGGCCATCTCCTGTTCCTCGCGGGCATCGGCGGCTGGTACGCGGAGGACAGGAAGGAACCCGGTGACGCGAAGGTGCAGACAGACAGCGCGCTGAAGGCGATGCGCATGCTCCTGGAGCAGGCGGGGTCGTCGATGGCCAACGTGCTCAAGGTGCACATGACGGTCGCCGAGCCGAACCGGAACCTCACGCTCGTCAACGCGGGCTACGCGGGCCACTTCCCGGACCCGCCGCCGGCGCGGTCGTTCAGCGGCTGCGGCGTGGACCAGATGGGCCGCGACGGCGTGCTCGTCCAGATCGACTGCATCGCGTACGTCGACTGA
- a CDS encoding AAA family ATPase, giving the protein MRLRHLDVADFRGIRQASVIFGRGLTVLHGPNELGKSTLVEAIRAALFVQYSSQAGHDFVTWGGAKPACVTLTFEHEGVLWRVSKRFGPRAAAALESSEDVEPPRFREVVAGRGVEGRLRELLAWGIAAPAARGASPKAESFLLTALLGKQGEVQAILDASLDDDRDETGKSLVTRAMGALDGDPLVRRIIDRLTTRVESIFTSQGEFKTAADSPLVKLQQHLRAQERLLQTLRSDEEAGATIRQTVVRLQDEQQRLRADVDAAKSVADAAAAHAERVRARAALDAEVDRLRAQNIAKATAQLDDARQRQQAERDTLDAADAELLLLQAVDSHLAIEEQRAMVRALEEDADRARDLRARAEAMRTEASAIERQVTDRTLPTRERVDAWRALDADLRAHPVPASAPASAILPAVLIFIGTFIISAAIAYLSGVLTPVAAALAGVIVGGVAGGVAWAVSERAVRARLADYDLRVRRRDRWTQEVEPSLRAASLTTLADYERAVADVERRRSDVRRLRDEADLADRNASEAARDAARLASCRDALARLEREAPGVDPHTVAARVARTRDRAEAVEAREAAAHARDRARRAYDECARNIAVAEQMLRDAHETPLSTPDEHRDQVPDTLPFDLTEAREALEAVQARLERCTNDLNHAKGQLHLVAGHVGSERLAQQEDVVRVARDEVRERERSERAALRLLRELEAVEAERAAHLGRAMAGPVTEAFHELTGGRYSAIRVTPGLRTEHVEAQGGDRSLERLSVGAREQLATLLRLAIAGYLRTAVVLDDQLVHSDSARLAWFNDRVRASVRAHDHQVIVFTCRPGDYLRGDAGNEASDEDIVTAVDLAAVVSR; this is encoded by the coding sequence GTGAGGCTGCGGCACCTCGACGTCGCGGACTTCCGCGGGATTCGCCAGGCGTCCGTCATCTTCGGACGCGGACTCACCGTGCTCCATGGACCGAACGAGCTCGGCAAGTCCACGCTCGTCGAGGCGATTCGCGCAGCGTTGTTCGTGCAGTACTCGTCTCAGGCGGGACACGACTTCGTGACGTGGGGCGGCGCGAAGCCGGCGTGCGTCACGCTGACGTTCGAGCATGAAGGCGTGCTGTGGCGCGTGTCGAAGCGATTCGGGCCGAGGGCGGCAGCGGCACTCGAGTCGAGCGAGGATGTCGAGCCACCGCGGTTCAGGGAGGTTGTCGCGGGCAGGGGCGTGGAAGGCCGGCTGCGCGAACTGCTTGCGTGGGGTATCGCGGCGCCGGCTGCGAGGGGGGCCTCGCCGAAGGCCGAGAGCTTCCTGCTCACGGCGCTGCTCGGTAAACAGGGCGAGGTCCAGGCGATTCTCGACGCCAGCCTGGACGATGACCGCGACGAGACGGGTAAGTCGCTGGTCACGCGCGCGATGGGCGCGCTCGACGGGGATCCATTGGTGCGGCGCATTATCGATCGGCTCACCACGCGTGTCGAGAGCATCTTCACGTCTCAGGGCGAGTTCAAGACCGCCGCCGATTCGCCGCTCGTCAAGCTGCAACAGCACCTACGAGCGCAGGAACGCCTGCTCCAGACGTTGCGGAGCGACGAGGAGGCGGGAGCGACGATCCGCCAGACGGTCGTGCGGCTTCAGGACGAGCAGCAGCGTCTGCGTGCCGACGTCGACGCCGCGAAGTCCGTGGCCGATGCGGCCGCGGCGCACGCCGAACGCGTGCGAGCCAGGGCGGCACTTGACGCCGAGGTCGATCGACTGAGAGCGCAGAACATCGCCAAGGCAACTGCGCAGCTCGATGACGCCCGCCAGCGACAGCAGGCAGAGCGCGACACGCTCGACGCGGCGGACGCGGAGCTTCTCCTCCTTCAGGCAGTGGATTCCCATCTCGCGATCGAGGAACAGCGCGCCATGGTGCGAGCGCTGGAAGAGGATGCCGATCGTGCGCGGGATCTTCGTGCGCGTGCCGAAGCGATGCGCACCGAGGCGTCGGCGATCGAACGACAGGTAACGGATCGCACACTGCCGACGCGTGAGCGCGTCGATGCATGGCGGGCACTCGACGCGGACCTGAGAGCGCATCCCGTGCCGGCATCCGCGCCCGCGTCAGCCATACTGCCAGCCGTCCTCATATTCATTGGCACGTTCATCATCTCGGCAGCCATCGCGTACCTCTCCGGCGTGCTGACACCGGTTGCCGCAGCACTCGCCGGCGTCATCGTCGGTGGTGTGGCAGGCGGTGTGGCGTGGGCCGTGAGCGAACGTGCGGTGCGCGCGCGGCTGGCGGACTACGACTTGCGAGTCAGACGACGTGACAGATGGACGCAGGAGGTAGAGCCGTCACTGCGCGCCGCGAGCCTGACCACGCTGGCCGACTACGAGCGTGCCGTAGCCGACGTCGAACGCAGAAGGAGTGACGTACGACGCCTGCGCGATGAGGCGGACCTTGCGGATCGGAACGCGAGTGAAGCGGCGCGCGACGCCGCGCGACTGGCGTCGTGTCGGGACGCACTTGCGCGTCTCGAACGTGAGGCACCAGGAGTCGACCCGCACACCGTGGCCGCGCGCGTCGCGCGCACTCGCGATCGAGCGGAAGCGGTCGAGGCGCGCGAAGCTGCCGCGCACGCACGAGACCGAGCCCGGCGGGCGTACGACGAGTGCGCGCGGAACATCGCAGTCGCCGAGCAGATGCTGCGAGATGCGCACGAGACGCCGCTGTCGACACCGGACGAACATCGGGACCAGGTCCCAGACACGCTGCCGTTCGATCTGACCGAGGCGCGCGAAGCGCTCGAAGCCGTGCAGGCACGGCTGGAGCGGTGTACGAACGACCTGAACCACGCGAAGGGACAACTCCACCTCGTGGCCGGACACGTCGGTTCCGAGCGGCTCGCACAACAGGAGGACGTGGTGCGCGTGGCGCGCGACGAAGTCCGCGAACGCGAGCGATCCGAGCGCGCCGCGCTGCGGCTGCTGCGCGAGCTCGAGGCTGTCGAGGCCGAGCGCGCCGCGCACCTCGGACGCGCGATGGCTGGTCCCGTCACGGAGGCCTTCCACGAACTGACGGGCGGACGCTACAGCGCGATTCGCGTGACGCCGGGGCTGCGCACGGAACACGTCGAGGCCCAGGGTGGTGATCGTTCGCTGGAGCGTCTTTCGGTTGGCGCTCGCGAACAGCTCGCCACGCTGCTCCGGCTGGCCATCGCCGGTTACCTGCGCACCGCCGTGGTCCTGGACGATCAGCTGGTGCACAGCGACAGCGCGCGCCTCGCGTGGTTCAACGATCGCGTGCGCGCATCGGTGCGGGCGCACGACCATCAGGTAATCGTCTTCACGTGTCGTCCGGGCGACTACCTTCGCGGCGATGCCGGCAACGAGGCGAGTGACGAAGACATCGTCACCGCCGTCGATCTGGCGGCTGTCGTCTCGCGCTGA